One window of the Zea mays cultivar B73 chromosome 3, Zm-B73-REFERENCE-NAM-5.0, whole genome shotgun sequence genome contains the following:
- the LOC103651038 gene encoding uncharacterized protein, with protein MKTFDPWPVFFHREWKRNCPFLTGFTITGFIITKMTANFTEEDLKNSKFVQ; from the coding sequence ATGAAGACGTTCGACCCGTGGCCGGTCTTCTTCCACCGGGAGTGGAAGCGCAACTGTCCCTTCCTCACGGGGTTCACCATCACCGgcttcatcatcaccaagatgACAGCCAACTTCACCGAGGAGGACCTCAAGAACTCCAAGTTCGTCCAGTAA
- the LOC100278788 gene encoding ABC transporter G family member 16, which yields MAPAVQDRLPFLASPPAPPPARERGRNPSLAEMLRLVGAATTTVDTADDDGTASVFSLPLALATTPGRDAVAGGASATTIARTVHFRLAFSNLTYSVRAKQRRRGPSLPLQSRVTAAAAAAAPDARAPRTRALLDGVSGEAREGEILAVMGASGSGKSTLIDALANRISRDALKGAVTLNGEPLVGDIIKSISAYVMQDDLLFPTLTVTETLSFAAEFRLPRALPPAKKRARVQALIDQLGLRAAADTIIGDEGHRGVSGGERRRVSIGTDIIHDPILLFLDEPTSGLDSTSAFMVVKVLRRIAESGSIVITSIHQPSQRILGLLDRLILLSGGQTVFSGPPSALPSYFAEFGFPVPDDENRAEFALDLIREFESSPTGTKPLVDFHRTWQHMHARSHGQGSAGAAGQTLAATAPTMPLKEAISASISRGKLVLGSDGVAGEAASVRTYANPFWVEMKVLTKRSAINTRRMPELFLIRLGAVVVTGAILATVFFRLDQSPKGAQERLGFFAFAMSTMFYTCADALPVFLQERYVFLRETAYGAYRRASYVLSNAIVSFPPIVVLSLAFAFTTFFAVGLAGGVSGFAFYTLAILASFWAGSGFVTFLSGVIPHVMIGYTVVVAILAYFLLFTGFFINRDRIPAYWIWFHYLSLIKYPFEGVLQNEFGRGGECFVRGAQMFDNSPLAGLPDAVKGRVLASISSALGVRIGADTCVVTGRGVLHQAAVTQLGKWECLLVTMAWGFLFRILFYFSLVLGSKNKRR from the coding sequence ATGGCGCCCGCCGTGCAGGACCGCCTCCCGTTCCTAGCCTCGCCCCCGGCGCCCCCGCCCGCGCGGGAGAGGGGCCGGAACCCGTCCCTCGCCGAGATGCTCCGCCTCGTcggcgccgccaccaccaccgtcGACACGGCGGACGACGACGGCACCGCGTCGGTGTTCTCGCTCCCGCTCGCGCTCGCCACCACTCCCGGACGTGACGCGGTGGCGGGGGGCGCGAGCGCGACGACCATCGCGCGCACCGTGCACTTCCGCCTGGCGTTCAGCAACCTGACCTACAGCGTCCGCGCCAAGCAGCGCCGGCGCGGCCCCAGCCTGCCCCTGCAGAGCCGcgtcaccgccgccgccgccgcggcggcgcccgacgcGCGCGCGCCGCGCACCCGGGCGCTGCTGGACGGCGTCTCCGGGGAGGCGAGGGAGGGCGAGATCCTGGCCGTCATGGGCGCCAGCGGCTCCGGCAAGTCCACGCTCATCGACGCGCTCGCCAACCGCATCTCCCGCGACGCGCTCAAGGGCGCCGTCACGCTCAACGGGGAGCCCCTCGTCGGCGACATCATCAAGTCCATCTCCGCCTACGTCATGCAGGACGACCTGCTGTTCCCCACGCTCACCGTCACCGAGACGCTCTCCTTCGCCGCCGAGTTCCGCCTCCCGCGGGCGCTGCCGCCGGCCAAGAAGCGCGCGCGCGTGCAGGCGCTCATCGACCAGCTCGGCCTCCGCGCGGCGGCCGACACCATCATCGGGGACGAGGGCCACCGCGGGGTGTCCGGAGGAGAGCGCCGCAGGGTCTCCATCGGCACCGACATCATCCACGACCCCATCCTCCTGTTCCTCGACGAGCCCACGTCGGGGCTCGACTCCACCTCCGCGTTCATGGTGGTCAAGGTCCTTCGCCGCATCGCGGAGAGCGGCAGCATCGTCATCACATCCATCCACCAGCCGAGCCAGCGCATCCTCGGCCTCCTCGACCGCCTCATCCTCCTCTCCGGCGGGCAGACGGTCTTCAGCGGGCCACCTTCCGCCCTCCCGTCCTACTTCGCCGAGTTCGGCTTCCCGGTGCCCGACGACGAGAACCGCGCCGAGTTCGCGCTCGACCTGATCCGCGAGTTCGAGTCCTCGCCCACGGGTACCAAGCCGCTCGTCGACTTCCACCGCACATGGCAGCACATGCACGCGCGGAGCCATGGCCAAGGCTCGGCGGGCGCTGCTGGTCAGACGTTGGCGGCAACGGCACCAACGATGCCGCTCAAGGAGGCCATCAGCGCGAGCATTTCGCGCGGGAAGCTGGTGCTGGGCTCGGACGGCGTGGCCGGAGAGGCCGCGTCCGTGCGCACCTACGCCAACCCGTTCTGGGTGGAGATGAAGGTGCTGACGAAGCGGTCAGCGATCAACACGCGTCGCATGCCCGAGCTGTTCCTCATCCGTCTCGGAGCCGTGGTGGTCACGGGCGCGATCCTCGCCACCGTCTTCTTCCGGCTGGACCAGTCCCCCAAGGGGGCGCAGGAGCGGCTGGGCTTCTTCGCGTTCGCCATGTCCACCATGTTCTACACCTGCGCCGACGCGCTGCCGGTGTTCCTCCAGGAGCGCTACGTCTTCCTGCGCGAGACGGCCTACGGCGCGTACCGGCGCGCCTCCTACGTGCTCTCCAACGCCATCGTCTCCTTCCCGCCGATCGTGGTGCTCTCCCTCGCCTTCGCCTTCACCaccttcttcgccgtcggcctcgCGGGCGGCGTGTCCGGGTTCGCGTTCTACACGCTGGCCATCCTGGCGTCGTTCTGGGCCGGGAGCGGCTTCGTCACGTTCCTCTCCGGAGTGATACCGCACGTGATGATCGGCTACACCGTGGTGGTGGCCATCCTGGCCTACTTCCTGCTCTTCACCGGCTTCTTCATCAACCGGGACAGGATCCCGGCCTACTGGATCTGGTTCCACTACCTGTCGCTGATCAAGTACCCGTTCGAGGGCGTGCTGCAGAACGAGTTCGGGCGCGGCGGCGAGTGCTTCGTGCGGGGCGCGCAGATGTTCGACAACTCCCCGCTGGCGGGGCTGCCGGACGCCGTGAAGGGCCGGGTGCTCGCGTCCATCAGCTCGGCGCTCGGGGTGCGGATCGGCGCCGACACGTGCGTGGTCACGGGCCGCGGCGTGCTGCACCAGGCGGCGGTGACGCAGCTCGGCAAGTGGGAGTGCCTGCTCGTGACCATGGCTTGGGGTTTCCTCTTCCGCATCCTCTTCTACTTCAGCCTCGTGCTCGGCAGCAAGAACAAGAGAAGGTGA